A region of the Prochlorococcus marinus XMU1402 genome:
TTTTTAACTCCTAACCTTCTTTCGAATATACCATTTTCAACCATCTTGGTACATCTTTATCTAGGTAAAAATTGATCCACTTAAGACATTTTTTATTAATAATTTAGTACTAAATTTATAGCGAGATCTGCTTCCATCTTTTTAAAAAATTTTATTTAATAACTTTATTTTACCTTTTCCAGAAATTTTATTAATTCCAAAATATTCACATCTTCAGCATTTCCAAGTTTTATTAAAAAAGTTTTTGATATTTCTTGAACTTGAATTTAAAGTATTTATGTGTGAATTCGCCATGTGCATAAAATAAATAATCTCTGATGCTTTTCCATAGAGAATGCTTTGTCTTATTAATTATCGAACAAACTCTGTTCTTTTTGTATTTTTAAGAACATCTAATATCTAATGCATTATTTAATTGGTCTACATCAAAACCAGCAGAGGATAATAATGTCTTTACTGCACTTAAAATAAAAGAATTATCTTTAATTAATTTGAAATTTGTAATTTCTGGTACATTTGACAAAATTTAATCTGTGACACTTCTGTAATTCATAAATCAATTCGAAAAAGTTTTAACTACCAATCAGGGTAAATATCATATTCATTGCCTCTTCTAAATTCCATAAATTGATTATATTCTTTTATTATTCTTTTACTTTGTGGGGATTTTTTATAGTTTTGGTTCGAAATCAAGTCGCTTCTTCTCTCCAATGTTCTTTCCATACTTTTTTGCCTCCTCCACGATTTAATCTCTTCATGGTTACCGCTGACTAAGATATCAGGCACTTTCATATCTTTAAAAATTAATGGCCTCGTGTAGTGAGGATATTCTAATAAAAAAGAATTATGACTCTCATCAACTAGGGAGTCTGGATCACCAAGAGTTCCTGGTAATAATCTGGTTAAACCATTAATTATTGATATAGCGGGTATTTCACCTCCAGAAAGAACATAATCACCTATCGATATCTCTTCATCAGCTAAACATCTAATCCTTTCATCAAAACCTTCATATTGACCACAAATAATTATTATTTGATCCAAAGCGGACCATCTCACAAGATCCTTTTGCTTTAAGACTTTACCCTGTGGGGTCATTAACAAAGTTTTACTTTTAGGTGATTTTCTAATAGATTCATATGCCTTATAAATAGGTTCAGGTTTTAGTACCATTCCTGCTCCTCCTCCATAAGGCTTATCATCTACTTGTCTGTAGGAACCTTCACCATATTCTCTTAAATCATGTAAATTTACATCGATCAAATTCTTATCTAGAGCTCTTGTTATGACCCCTGAATTATTTATTAATTCAAAAGCTTTAGGGAACAATGAAATTACCTCAAAATTAAAACTACTCATCTATAAATCTTCCTCATAACCGAACTCAATTAACCTTGATTCTTTTTTTCTCCAATTTGGAACAACTCTCACAAACAACTCCAAATGAACTGGACCATCAATTAATTTTGACATATCAGATCTTGCCGAATGACCAATCTTTTTTAACATTGAACCTTTCTTACCAATAAGAATACCTTTTTGAGTTGATCTTTCAACGATAATAGTAGCCAAAATAGCTGTAAAACTTTTGCCATTATTTCTTTTCATTTCCTCAATCTTTTCTATCTTTACTGCAACACTATGAGGGACTTCTTCTCTTGTATTAATTAATACCTTCTCTCTTACTAAATCAGATAATAAATTATCTAATGGTTGGTCGCATATCATTTCTTCATCATAAAGTTTTGGTCCCTCTGGAAGAAAAGTTAGCACCATATCGATTAATTCAGAACATCCTTCTCCTTGGGAAGCACTTACAATTAGAAAATTTCTGTTAATTCCGAAAAATTTTCTATATTGATCAATTCTTAAATTTCTAAATTCTTTATTTACCAAATCCCACTTATTTAATACAACAATAAACTCAGTTTTACTTGCGATTAGAAAGTTCAAAATATATTCATCACCTCTACCAGGTTCTTCACTTGAATCGATTACAAAAATTACCATATCAACTCCATTAATTGCAGATTTTGCATTTTTTACTAATATCTCCCCAAGTCGATGATGAGGTTTATGAACCCCTGGTGTATCAACAAAAATTATTTGCCCATTGCCTGTAGTAAGTATTCCTTTTAATTTATTTCTAGTAGTTTGCGCTATTGGAGAAGTAATCGTTATTTTTTCTCCAATCAATTTATTTATTAAAGTAGATTTACCTACATTTGGCCTTCCTAGTAAACTTACAAACCCAGATCTATAATTGGCCAAAGACTTTTAATGCATCAATAATAAAATTCTGATCAAAAATGGAAAAAAAAACCATAAATTTAAAAGAAGCTTCGTTCACACAAGCAATCAACATATCCGCAAAATGGTGCAAAGAGTGGGGTGAAGATTTACTCAGCGAAGAGGTTTTGGCAGATAGAATCGCAGAGCTAATTAAAACAAGAAATGGACTCAGAGGATTTTTTGCATACGCCTTATCAGATAAAGATTGTTTTTTGTTAGACAAACTTCCTTTTTCACTAATTTACAAACTGAATGAAGGCGGTGATGCTGTAACAGACATAGTAGTAAAAAATTTAATAATGAGTTCTGCTCAAATTATTATTCATCGAAGAGATAATAATCAAGAATATGAGATAACATCGGAAAACATTTCAGATAGATGTAAGGCTATTCTAAGACTGCTAGAAACTAAGTCAGTTTCAAAGTCTGTCAATAAAGTCCTTATATACTTAGATGATATGGGAAATAGTTTTGATAATTCAGTAAAATATGATTCAGAGCAAAAGGAATTTATAAAAAAACAAATTCTTGATATCCCCCAATAAAAAAGCGTAGAAACAAATCTACGCTTTTGGATAGCTATTTATTTAATGTTTTAGTCTCTTCTTCCACCGCCTTGGAGTGCAATCATTAATCTCAATATAAAAACAAAAAGATTTATATAAGTAAGATACATACCTAAAGCCCCTGAAAGGTATTGATCGTCTTTATATCTTCTTGGCATTGTATAGAAATCAACGAAAGACATTGCAACAAATAAGACAGTTCCAAATCCTGCAATTATCAATTCGAGTCCTGAACCTCCAAAAACTCCTGGAGCAAATAATCCCCCAATTAATTGGACAAACATTGCTATAAGCAGTCCTATCAATCCGAGACCAACTACCCCACTGAGTGCTTGACCCACACTATCACTCATTCTTTGACCAGTGTAAGAGGCAATAACGAAAGTTATACCAGTAGCTAAAGCAGCTGTTCCAACAGAACCAATACCAATTGTTCCTATTGCTAAAGCGACTATTCCACTTAATGTGAATCCAGTTAACAAACTAAATGCTGTCAATAAGGGCAGGGCCTTCGCATTATTTGCATTATTTGCAGCGCTTGTGGCTATAAAAAACAAAATCAATTCTGCAATAAATGCAACTATTGAAAGAGGCTGGAAAAGACCAGGATTTGTTGCTATGAGTGAGACACCTGCTAAAACGCCTAAAGAAGTTAGAACCATCCCTCCACCTACATAAGGTAAAGCTTTTTGAACAACATTAGGTCCAACAATTGAACCACTTTGTGCTTCACGAATAGCTTGATTGAAATTACTACTTGCTGGCATTTTTTTTATTAAATATGATTATATTCTACTTGATTTTTAAAATTTCAGGGTACGGATCTCCAGAGTTATAAAGTTATCGATAAGCCTCAATAATTTTCTGAACTAAAGGATGACGAACTACATCTTCAACAGTCAAATGACAAAATTTGATCCCTTCAGTTTCCGAGAAAATTCTTGATGCTTCTATTAGGCCGCTTTCCTGATCTTTTTTTAAATCAATTTGGGTAATATCTCCATTTACTACCATTTTTGATCTTTCACCTAATCTGGTTAAAAACATTCTCATTTGAGAACAAGAAGTGTTTTGGGCTTCATCAAGAATTACCAAAGAATTATCCAAGGTTCTGCCCCTCATAAAGGCTAAAGGAGCAACTTCAATAATTCCTTTATCGATTAACGAATTTGTTTTTTCAAATCCGAATATGCTATGTAAAGAATCAAATAAGGGTCTTAAATATGGATCTACTTTTTGTTGCAAATCTCCAGGCAGGAATCCTAGACTTTCACCAGCTTCAACGGCTGGTCTGGTTAAAACAATTTTTTCTATTTTTTTTTCGTTCAATAGTCTCGCTGCGCATACAGTTGCTAAAAATGTCTTTCCAGTCCCAGCGGGACCAATTGCAAAGGTAAGATCATAGTTTTCAATTGCTTCAACATATTCTTTTTGCCTTAAAGTTCTTGGTCTTAAAAATATTCCCTCTTTTGAACGCGCAAGAACTTTTTTCCCAAGTTGAGCATGTGATGATGACTCTCCCATATTTAAAGAACTTAAAGCTGCTTTAAGATCTACTTCTGGAACTTCTAAACCTTGTTCCCAAATAGGTCTTGTCAGCTCCACCAATGCTGATGCTCTTTCAATCTTAGAGATTACACCGTTCATCTCAAGTTGTAAGCCTCTTATAGTTAAAGAAACTCCCGTTAAAGACTCAAACTTTTTTAAGAAAGAGTTCCCTGGTCCAGATAATGCAGTGGCAGCATCAGAGTTTGGCAAATCAATTGTGAAGTGACCAGTTTTGGAAACTTCTTTCATTTAGTTATTTTATTAGAATTAAAAAAAATCAAACTTCTAGCTTTCAGCTTCATTACTATCGCTTTCAGCTTTACTACCAACATTTTCTTCGTCTTTGGTTTTAGCCTTAGCTAATTTTTCCTTCTCTAGCTTTGCCTTACCAATAGCGATAGAAGGTCTCTCTACTTTTTCTAAAAGTCCGCCTTTCTCTAACAAAGTCCTAACTACATTAGTTGGCTGAGCTCCTTGCGTAAGTCTTGATCTTAAAGCTTCCGTATCTAGCCTAGTTTCTTTAGTTCTTGGGTTATAAAAACCTAGTTCTTGAAGAGGTCTACCATCTCTTCTGGAAGTACTATTGCACGCAACAATTCTGAAACTTGCCTCTTTCTTCTTACCAAAGCGCTTAAGGCGCAACTTAATCATTTTAAATTAATGTGTTTTTAATAATAATATCATTTAAAGGTAAAAAATTAGAAACTATAAATCAGCAAATCCTTTTTTCTTTTTATTATTTTTTTGTTTTTTAAATGGTTTATTACCCATTCCTCCCATTCCCGGCATTCCTCCCATCCCCGGCATTCCTCCCATTCCCGGCATTCCTCCCATTCCCGGCATTCCTCCCAT
Encoded here:
- the trmD gene encoding tRNA (guanosine(37)-N1)-methyltransferase TrmD, with translation MSSFNFEVISLFPKAFELINNSGVITRALDKNLIDVNLHDLREYGEGSYRQVDDKPYGGGAGMVLKPEPIYKAYESIRKSPKSKTLLMTPQGKVLKQKDLVRWSALDQIIIICGQYEGFDERIRCLADEEISIGDYVLSGGEIPAISIINGLTRLLPGTLGDPDSLVDESHNSFLLEYPHYTRPLIFKDMKVPDILVSGNHEEIKSWRRQKSMERTLERRSDLISNQNYKKSPQSKRIIKEYNQFMEFRRGNEYDIYPDW
- the era gene encoding GTPase Era, translated to MANYRSGFVSLLGRPNVGKSTLINKLIGEKITITSPIAQTTRNKLKGILTTGNGQIIFVDTPGVHKPHHRLGEILVKNAKSAINGVDMVIFVIDSSEEPGRGDEYILNFLIASKTEFIVVLNKWDLVNKEFRNLRIDQYRKFFGINRNFLIVSASQGEGCSELIDMVLTFLPEGPKLYDEEMICDQPLDNLLSDLVREKVLINTREEVPHSVAVKIEKIEEMKRNNGKSFTAILATIIVERSTQKGILIGKKGSMLKKIGHSARSDMSKLIDGPVHLELFVRVVPNWRKKESRLIEFGYEEDL
- a CDS encoding Bax inhibitor-1/YccA family protein, encoding MPASSNFNQAIREAQSGSIVGPNVVQKALPYVGGGMVLTSLGVLAGVSLIATNPGLFQPLSIVAFIAELILFFIATSAANNANNAKALPLLTAFSLLTGFTLSGIVALAIGTIGIGSVGTAALATGITFVIASYTGQRMSDSVGQALSGVVGLGLIGLLIAMFVQLIGGLFAPGVFGGSGLELIIAGFGTVLFVAMSFVDFYTMPRRYKDDQYLSGALGMYLTYINLFVFILRLMIALQGGGRRD
- a CDS encoding PhoH family protein; amino-acid sequence: MKEVSKTGHFTIDLPNSDAATALSGPGNSFLKKFESLTGVSLTIRGLQLEMNGVISKIERASALVELTRPIWEQGLEVPEVDLKAALSSLNMGESSSHAQLGKKVLARSKEGIFLRPRTLRQKEYVEAIENYDLTFAIGPAGTGKTFLATVCAARLLNEKKIEKIVLTRPAVEAGESLGFLPGDLQQKVDPYLRPLFDSLHSIFGFEKTNSLIDKGIIEVAPLAFMRGRTLDNSLVILDEAQNTSCSQMRMFLTRLGERSKMVVNGDITQIDLKKDQESGLIEASRIFSETEGIKFCHLTVEDVVRHPLVQKIIEAYR
- the rpsP gene encoding 30S ribosomal protein S16 is translated as MIKLRLKRFGKKKEASFRIVACNSTSRRDGRPLQELGFYNPRTKETRLDTEALRSRLTQGAQPTNVVRTLLEKGGLLEKVERPSIAIGKAKLEKEKLAKAKTKDEENVGSKAESDSNEAES